The following is a genomic window from Deltaproteobacteria bacterium.
GTTTATGGTAATATGGGGGAAAAGGAATAATGAATCGAGCCTGCTGGCCAGGGGAGTTTACATGGATGTATTTTTCGAGTGGGACCCCCAAAAAGCATCCGCTAACCTTCGTAAGCACGGAATAAGTTTTGATGAAGCGAGTACAGTTTTCAATGACCCCTTGGCTGCCATCTTCGATGATGAGGATCACTCTGAAGAAGAAATACGAGAAATCATCATCGGTCACTCCATTAAAAACGATCTAATGGTGGTCTGTTTTACCGAACGAGCCAAAGGCATCGTCCGTATTTTCAGCGCACGTTTGGCAACCAGGAAGGAACGCAAAGATTATGAAGAGAACCGCAAATAATAGGAACATAAGGGGAATGCGATCCGAGTACAGCTTTGATTACCGGAAATCCCGTCCGAACCGCTTTGCAGGCCGAATTGACAAGAACCGTGTCGTGGTAGTCCTTGACTCTGACATATCCCAGGTCTTCACTACGCCAGAGTCAGTCAACGCCGCGCTTCGCGCCTTGATTACGACCATGCCAAAAACCAAGCCTCAAAAGGGCCGCAAATCCACGGCGGTAAAGGAACGCGCCTAACGCGTGAGTATAACCGAAGCGCGGTTTCCGGGGCACAATATTTTTTCCCCGAACCTGTCTCCCCTTTGAGCCCGAGAAAGCGAAAAGGATTAGGGAGAAGCTGCAGAAAGGGGAAATTTAGAGAAAGGACATTGCTAATTGAGTTGCTTACTTATTTAAGGGTGTCCCCCTCGACAACAGTTGGATGAAGCCCATAATGAAAGAAGAAAAGAGCTTGAAAGAGGGGCTTGAAAAA
Proteins encoded in this region:
- a CDS encoding BrnT family toxin → MDVFFEWDPQKASANLRKHGISFDEASTVFNDPLAAIFDDEDHSEEEIREIIIGHSIKNDLMVVCFTERAKGIVRIFSARLATRKERKDYEENRK